From Enhydrobacter sp., the proteins below share one genomic window:
- a CDS encoding indolepyruvate ferredoxin oxidoreductase family protein → MSLAVTLDDKYILETGRVYLTGTQALVRLPMMQRQRDQAEGLNTGGYISGYRGSPLGGFDQALWQAKRFIKRNHIEFQPGLNEDLAATALWGTQQVHLYPGARYDGVFGMWYGKGPGVDRSGDVLKHANYAGTSKHGGIVALAGDDHMAKSSTVAHQSEPAFMAAGIPVIHAAGVQEYLDFGLHAFAMSRYSGLWVAFKVLSETVDSSASVYVDPHRVELRTPTDFVLPPDGVHIRWPDDWLGQERRVVTVKHPAALAYWRANRLDRLVFGRPDAHFGIVTVGKSYLDVRQALDELGIDDREADRLGLAVYKVALVWPLETDGISKFALGKREILVVEEKRPLIEQQLKDALFNAPADQRPVVVGKNDERGHKLLKSDGELTPFEIASALVARLGLDALSETTRQRFDGLKRRAGRQIRNEAGLVRVPYFCSGCPHNSSTKVPDGSMAMAGIGCHTLAIGMERNTRTFTHMGAEGAPWVGASHFTEMPHVFQNLGDGTYFHSGYLAIRQAVATGTNITYKILYNDAVAMTGGQPHDGNVHPWTISEQVHAEGVRRIALVSDDPAKYPIGTRWAPGTTFHHRGELDAVQRELREVKGVSVLIYDQTCAAEKRRRRKRGTYPDPARRVFINQAVCEGCGDCSVQSNCLSVVPVETEFGTKRAIDQSSCNKDFSCLNGFCPSFVTVEGGTLRKGKTVKDKAADPSEPELPPAPVLPSVAERTYGVLITGIGGTGVVTIGAIMGTAAHIEGKGVTVLDQLGMAQKGGAVVSHVRIGGSPEALHAVRLGAGGADLLLGCDLVVSAGPDTLMRLEPGQSKAVVNTHQAITGEFTRHPDLAFPGHTLRLSIEAAAGADSCDFIEATRLATALMGDSIATNLFMLGYAYQKGLIPIGHDAIEQAIELNGAAVAMNLGAFRWGRRAAHDLAAVERLAAPAANVVAFPRAAATLADIVASRSRHLTAYQNAALADRYKALVDRASTVEATLAAGSTTLVEAVARNYAKLLAYKDEYEVARLHADAAFSNALARQFEGDYRLKFHLAPPLLARRDDKGRMIKQEYGPWMMRAFGLLARLKFLRGTALDIFGRSEERKRERALIGDYEKLIDELLAGLTSANHEVAVKLASIPADIKGYGHVKDAHLEQAERKKAELLSLWRNPGALQRAAE, encoded by the coding sequence ATGTCCCTCGCGGTGACCTTGGACGACAAGTATATCCTCGAAACGGGTCGGGTGTACCTGACCGGAACGCAGGCGCTCGTGCGCCTGCCCATGATGCAGCGCCAGCGTGATCAGGCCGAAGGTCTGAACACCGGCGGCTACATATCGGGTTATCGCGGCTCGCCGCTGGGTGGCTTCGACCAGGCACTGTGGCAGGCCAAGCGCTTCATCAAGAGGAACCACATCGAGTTCCAGCCCGGTCTCAACGAGGATCTCGCCGCGACGGCTCTCTGGGGCACCCAGCAGGTCCATCTCTATCCCGGCGCCAGATACGACGGCGTGTTCGGCATGTGGTACGGCAAAGGTCCGGGTGTCGATCGCTCGGGCGACGTGCTCAAGCACGCCAACTATGCCGGAACGTCCAAGCACGGCGGCATCGTCGCGCTGGCGGGCGATGACCACATGGCTAAGTCGTCGACCGTTGCCCATCAAAGCGAGCCCGCCTTCATGGCGGCCGGCATACCGGTGATCCACGCCGCGGGCGTTCAGGAGTACCTCGATTTCGGCCTGCACGCCTTCGCGATGTCGCGCTACTCGGGTCTCTGGGTCGCCTTCAAGGTGCTGAGCGAGACCGTCGATTCCTCCGCGTCCGTCTACGTCGACCCGCATCGGGTAGAACTCCGCACGCCGACCGACTTCGTCCTGCCGCCGGATGGCGTGCATATCCGCTGGCCCGACGATTGGCTCGGCCAGGAGCGCCGCGTCGTCACCGTCAAGCACCCGGCAGCCCTCGCATACTGGCGCGCCAACCGGCTCGACCGGTTGGTGTTCGGTCGTCCCGACGCCCACTTCGGCATCGTCACCGTCGGAAAATCCTACCTCGACGTGCGCCAAGCGCTCGACGAGCTCGGCATCGACGACAGGGAGGCAGACCGGCTTGGATTGGCCGTCTACAAGGTCGCCCTGGTGTGGCCACTCGAGACCGACGGCATCTCGAAGTTCGCTCTCGGCAAGCGCGAGATCCTGGTCGTCGAGGAGAAGCGGCCGCTGATCGAGCAGCAGCTCAAGGATGCCCTGTTCAACGCGCCAGCCGATCAACGTCCTGTCGTCGTCGGCAAGAACGACGAGCGCGGCCACAAGCTGCTCAAGTCCGACGGCGAGCTGACGCCCTTTGAGATCGCATCGGCACTGGTTGCGCGCCTTGGCCTCGATGCCCTCAGCGAGACGACCCGCCAGCGTTTCGATGGGCTGAAGCGACGCGCGGGCCGGCAGATCCGCAACGAAGCCGGACTTGTCCGCGTCCCCTATTTCTGCTCGGGCTGTCCGCACAACAGCTCCACCAAGGTGCCCGACGGCTCGATGGCGATGGCCGGCATCGGCTGCCACACGCTGGCCATCGGCATGGAGCGCAACACGAGGACCTTCACCCACATGGGCGCGGAGGGCGCACCCTGGGTCGGCGCCAGCCATTTCACCGAGATGCCGCACGTCTTCCAGAACCTGGGAGACGGCACCTACTTCCATTCCGGCTACCTGGCGATCCGGCAGGCGGTCGCGACCGGCACGAACATCACCTACAAGATCCTTTACAACGACGCCGTCGCAATGACCGGCGGCCAGCCCCACGACGGCAACGTCCACCCCTGGACGATCAGCGAGCAGGTCCATGCCGAGGGGGTTCGGCGCATCGCGCTCGTGAGCGACGACCCGGCCAAGTATCCGATCGGGACCCGATGGGCGCCCGGCACGACATTCCACCATCGCGGCGAGCTCGACGCCGTGCAGCGGGAATTGCGCGAGGTGAAAGGCGTGTCGGTCCTGATCTACGACCAGACCTGCGCGGCCGAGAAACGTCGACGCCGCAAGCGCGGCACCTATCCCGATCCGGCCAGGCGCGTCTTCATCAACCAGGCGGTCTGCGAGGGTTGCGGCGACTGCTCGGTGCAGTCCAATTGCCTGAGCGTGGTGCCAGTCGAGACCGAGTTCGGCACCAAACGGGCTATCGACCAGTCGTCGTGCAACAAGGACTTTTCGTGCCTGAACGGCTTTTGCCCCAGCTTCGTGACCGTCGAAGGCGGCACGTTGCGCAAGGGCAAGACCGTCAAGGACAAGGCGGCCGACCCGAGCGAACCCGAGCTGCCCCCGGCGCCCGTCCTGCCCTCCGTGGCGGAGCGCACCTACGGCGTACTGATCACCGGTATCGGTGGCACTGGCGTCGTCACCATCGGCGCGATCATGGGCACGGCCGCCCACATCGAAGGCAAGGGCGTGACCGTGCTCGATCAGCTCGGCATGGCGCAGAAGGGTGGCGCGGTCGTCAGTCACGTGCGCATCGGTGGTTCGCCCGAGGCATTGCATGCCGTGCGCCTTGGTGCCGGTGGCGCCGACCTGTTGCTGGGTTGCGACCTGGTGGTCAGCGCAGGGCCCGATACCCTGATGCGACTCGAGCCCGGGCAGTCGAAGGCCGTGGTCAACACGCATCAGGCGATCACCGGCGAATTCACTCGTCATCCCGATCTCGCCTTTCCCGGCCATACGCTGAGACTCTCGATCGAAGCAGCCGCCGGCGCCGATTCCTGTGACTTCATCGAGGCGACGCGACTCGCGACGGCATTGATGGGCGACTCGATCGCCACCAACCTCTTCATGCTGGGCTACGCATACCAGAAGGGCCTGATCCCGATCGGCCATGACGCCATCGAGCAGGCCATCGAACTCAATGGCGCGGCCGTCGCCATGAATCTCGGCGCCTTCCGCTGGGGGCGGCGGGCCGCACACGATCTCGCCGCGGTCGAGCGACTGGCCGCGCCTGCCGCCAACGTGGTGGCCTTTCCACGCGCGGCCGCCACGCTCGCCGACATCGTCGCATCGCGCTCGCGCCATCTGACCGCCTACCAGAACGCGGCGCTCGCCGACCGCTACAAGGCGCTGGTGGACCGCGCGAGCACCGTCGAGGCCACACTGGCCGCCGGAAGCACGACGCTCGTCGAGGCAGTGGCGCGAAACTACGCCAAGCTTCTCGCCTACAAGGACGAATACGAAGTGGCGCGACTCCACGCCGACGCCGCCTTCTCCAACGCCCTCGCGCGCCAGTTCGAGGGCGACTACCGGCTGAAGTTCCATCTCGCACCGCCGTTGCTCGCCCGACGCGACGACAAGGGTCGTATGATCAAGCAGGAGTACGGCCCGTGGATGATGCGGGCCTTCGGGCTGCTGGCACGGCTCAAGTTCCTGCGCGGCACGGCGCTCGACATCTTCGGCCGCTCGGAGGAGCGCAAGCGTGAACGCGCATTGATCGGCGACTACGAGAAGCTGATCGACGAGTTGCTGGCCGGACTGACATCGGCCAATCACGAGGTTGCCGTCAAGCTCGCCTCGATACCTGCCGACATCAAGGGATACGGCCACGTCAAGGACGCGCACCTGGAGCAGGCCGAGCGCAAGAAGGCCGAACTGTTGTCGCTGTGGCGAAATCCGGGGGCCCTCCAGCGGGCCGCCGAGTAG